TGCGCACGCTCGACGTGGTGGACGGCGTCATGGGTGCGCCGCTTCAGCCCTTCGGCTGGATCACCCACATCCACAAGGCCAAGAGCGGCTACCTGGAGCGCTCGGCGCTGTTTCGCCAGCTCGTGTGGACCTACCTGTTCAAGAACTACAGCGTGGGCGACCTCGCCGAATTCCTGGAGATCTACGGCATCCCCCTGCGCATCGGCAAATACCCCGCCAGCGCCAGCGAGAAGGAAAAGGCCACGCTGCTGCGCGCCGTCGCCGCCGTGGGGCACAACGCGGCGGGCATCGTCCCCGACAGCATGCTCATCGAATTCGAGAACGCCGCCACGGGCGACCCCAAGGCCTTCGAGCTCATGATCTCCTGGTGCGAGCGCAACCAGTCCAAGGTCATCCTCGGCGGCACCCTCACCAGCGGCGCCGACGGCAAGTCCAGCACCAACGCTCTGGGCAACGTGCACAACGAAGTGCGCAAAGACCTGCGCGATGGCGACATCCGCCAGGCCAACACCACGCTCACGCGCGACCTGGTCTTCGCCGTCGCCTCGCTCAATGGCCTGGCACCGGGCGGCCTGCGCCGCCTGCCGCAGTTCCGGCTCAAGACGCAAGAGAGGGAAGACCTCACCGCCTTCAGCCAGGGCTTGCCCGCGCTGGTGAACATGGGCGTGCGCCCGCCCGTTGCGTGGGTGCATGAAAAGCTCGGCATCCCCGTGGCCCAGGGCAACGAGCCCGTGCTCCTGCCCGCCGCCGCCCTGACTTCTCACCCTCTCCCTTTGGGAGAGGGCCGGGGTGAGGGCCGCTCACCCACGGCATCCCTTGCTGCCCTCCCTCCCCCCCTGGGAGAGGGCCGGGGTGAGGGCGCCCCCCCGCCCGCGCAGATGCAGCCGCGCCTGGCTGGCGACCTGGCCCCGGCCGTGGCCGGCTGGATCGAGCAGGTGCGCGAGCTCGTCATGCGCGCGCAGTCGCTCGCCGAGATCCGCGACGGCCTGGACGCCCTGCTGCCCGGCATGACGCTGGACCAGTACGCCGCCGCCATGGCCGAGGCCCTGCGCGCCGCCGAGCTGGCCGGTCGCTACGAGGTGCTGCAAGAAGCCGGAGGGCTGCATGACTGAAATCCGGCCCGTGGCGCCCGTTTGCGGCCTCGCGGCTACGTCGCCCCGGGTTTGCGCGCCAACCGTGTTTATAAACACGCCTGACGCGCGTGGGGGGCATGCATGAGCAGCGCGGCCTATGGATCGCTGCCGTTTGCCGAGACGGCGCAGTTTTTCCGGCGCAAGCTCAATCTGCCCACCACCGGCTGGACCGACATCTACACCTGGATGCACGACTGGGCCTTCGTCGTCGCCGGTGCCAACCGCGACGCCATCGTCGCCGACTTCCGCGCGGCCGTCGAGAAGGCCATCCTCGGCGGCAGCACGCTGCAAGACTTTCGCCGCGATTTCGACCGCATCGTTGCCACGCACGGCTGGGACTACAACGGCGGGCGCGACTGGCGAAGCCGCGTCATCTACGACACCAACCTTGCCACCAGCTACGCGGCCGGGCGCTGGCAGCAGCTGCAGGCCGCGCCCTACTGGCAGTACGAACACCAGGACTGGGTGCAGCAGCCGCGCGAGCAGCACGTCGCCTGGGATGGGCTGCTGCTGGAGCGCGACGACCCCTGGTGGCAAACCCACTTCCCGCCCAACGGCTGGGGCTGCCATTGCACCGTGCGCGGGCGCTGGGCCAGCGACCTGGTGCGCCTGGGCAAAAGCGGCCCCGACCAGGCGCCACCCGTCCAATGGGTGCAGCGCACCATCGGCCAGCGCAGCATCAACGGCCCGCGCACCGTGCGCGTGCCCGAGGGGATAGACCCCGGCTTTGAATACGCGCCGGGCAGCGCGCGCCTGAAAAGCGCCATTCCGCCAGAGCGGCCCACGCCACCCATCCCGGGCAGCACCGGTGGCCAGGGGTTGCCCAATCGCCGCCCACTCGACGTACTGCCGCCCGCGCGCAACGTGCCTGCCGCCGATCTGCTGCCCGCGGGCTTGCCGCCGCAGGACTATGCGCGCGCCTTCCTCGAAATCCTGGGCGCCACGCTTCAGACGGCCGCCATCATCAAGGACGTGCTCGGCGAGCGCATCGTGGTGGGCGCGGATCTGTTCAAGGATGCAGCTGGCGAATGGAAGGCCGACAAGCGCGGCCGTGGCCGCTTCATGCCGCTGCTTGCCCATGCGCTGCTCGCCCCCGATGAAATCTGGACCCGCGTCGAATGGCTCTACGGCCAGCAGCGCGCCGTGGTGCGTCGCCGCTACATCGCGCGCTTCGTGGTGGAGGGGGAGGCTGCTCCCGCCCTGGTCGTTTTTGAAAACGGCGCGGACGGCTGGAGCGGCGTCACCGCCTTCGCCGGGCCGAATCAGGCACCCGAAGGGTGGCGCATTGGCGTGCGCCTGTATCGCAGGGGACAGGAATGAAAAAAGCCAGCACGCCGCCACATGCTGGCCACCCGGACGTGGGATTGGAGGCGGTGGCAGCCGCTGCCCGTCCGATGGGTGGCCTGGATTGCAGGCTCAAAACAATGGATAACCCAGCACGGCGCCACATGCTGGGTTCTTCCGGGTGTAGGGACGCAGGGCCTGGCACGGCCGTCTCACCCGATGAAGTAACGCGATTGTAGGAGCCTTGCACCATGGCCGGAACCCACCTCACCATCACCGTGGACGATGCCCAAGCCCGCGCTCGGCTGGCACGCTTGGCCGAGCTGGGCATGGCCAGCCTCATGCCGCGGCTGGGCGAATACCTGACCGAATCCGCCCAGCGCCGCTTTACCACCCAGACCGCGCCCGACGGCGCGCCCTGGGCGCCATTGCAAGCGCGTTACGCCCGGCGCAAGAAGTACAACCAGGACAAGATCCTTACGCTGCGCGGCTACCTGCGCTCTCAAATCCACTACCAGGTGACCGACGCGCGCACCGTCGAGGTCGGCTCCAACCAGGAGTACGCCGCCATCCACCAGCTCGGCGGCACCATCGAGCAGCACGCCCAGTCGCGCAAGACGCGCTACCGCAGCGTGGCCGGGCGCGTGCTGTTCGCCAAGAAGTCCCACACCCGCGGCGTCACCGAGCGCTGGGTCACGCGCGGCGCCTACCAGGTCAAGATACCGGCGCGCCCGTTCCTGGGCATCAGCGCCGAGGATGAACGCAAGATCCGCGACATCCTCGCGCACTGGCTGGACGGGGCCGACGGATAGTGTCCTGGTTCCCATGACTTGACGTGCCCGCATGCCGACCATGGCGGCATGCCTTCCCCCAACACCCACCGTGAGCGTAGCGCTGTAGCGATCGCCGCCTGCACCTTTGCCGTGCAGGCGGCGGGGGACAGCGCAGGCCTGCTGCGCCGGGTGCAGTTCTTCCCCGCCGGGCCGTTTCGCAGTGGCGACACCCGCCCCGAGGACGTCAGCGCCTGGCGCATCGACGCCGCCAGCGCCGCGCGCGTGATCGAGCGCTTCAAGGCCCGGCGCAAGCCGCTCGTCATCGACTACGAGCACCAGACCCTGCACAAGGAAAAGAACGGCCAGCCCGCGCCCGCCGCCGGGTGGCCCAAGTCCCTCGAATGGGTCGAAGGCCAGGGCCTGTTTGGCACCGTCGAGATGACCGCGCGCGCCGCCGCCGCCATCGACGCCCGGGAGTACCTCTACTTCAGCCCCGTCTTCACCTATTCGACGGTGGACGGCAGCGTGCTCGAAATCCTCATGGGCGCGCTCACCAACGACCCCGGCATCCAGGGGATGCAACCGCTTTCCCTCATGGCCGCCGCCACGGCGGCTTTCCTCCCCGACCCACTCCCACAGGAGCCCTCCGTGAATCCTCTGCTCAAGGCGCTGCTCGCCGCCCTCGGCCTGCCCGAGACCACCACCGAAGAGGCGGCCACGGCCGCGCTCGCGGCCCTCGGCCCGCTGCCATCCCTCAAGGATCGCGCCGCCGTCGCCACCGCCGCCTGCAGCGCGCTGCAACTGGCCGCCGATGCCTCGGCCGAGGCCGTCACCGGCGCGGTGGCCAGCCTGCGCGCCAGCCAGGCCGACCCCGCCAGGTTCGTGCCGGTGGAGGCCGTCACCGCGCTGCAGAGCCAGATCGCCGCGCTCACCGCGCGCCAGCAGGCGGCGGACGTTCAGGCCCTGATCGAGCCCGCGCTGGCCGACGGCCGCCTGCTGCCCGCCATGGAGACGTGGGCGCGCGAGCTGGGCAAGACCGACGTCGCCGCGCTCACCGCCTACCTCCAAACCGCGCAACCCGTGGCCGCGCTCGCCGGCACGCAAACCGGCGGCCTGCCGCCCGGCGGCACCGCCAAGGGCGACGCGCAGCTCTCCAGCGCCGAGCTGGCCGTGTGCACCGCCATGGGCCTCACCCCCGAGCAATACAAGGCCGGTGCCAGCGCCACGGCCGCCGCCTGAACCGCAAACCAAGGAGCCACAGCCATGACGGCACTCACCCAAGACCGCAACACCCTGCGCCGCGACGGCCTGCAGATCGAGCCGCCCGTGGCGGCCGGCGCCCGCATCTTCACCGGCGCGCTGGTGGCCATCAACGCGGCGGGCTATGCCGTGCCCGGCAGCACCAGCGCCACCCTCAAGGGCGCGGGCACGGCCCTCGCGGTGGCGGACAACACCCTGGGCGGCGCCGGCGCGCTGCGCTGCCGCGTGGACCGGCGCCCCGCGCGCTTTGCCAACAGCGCAGCAGCCGACGCCATCACCCTGGCCGACCTCGGCAGCGACTGCTACATCGTCGATGACCAGACGGTGGCCAAGACCCACGCCAGCAATACCCGCTCGCGCGCGGGCAAGGTGTTCGACGTGGACGCCGACGGCGTCTGGGTCGACTTCCGCTAAGCCGCCACTGCAGCCACTACTGCAACGGAGTTTCACCCCATGCAAATCAACCACAGCAACCTCGCCATCCTCAACCAGGCCTTCAGCGGCGCCTTCCGCGGCGCACTGGCGCAGGCCGCACCCATGTGGAGCCAGGCCGCCACGCTCGTGCCCAGCACCACGGCTGAGACCAAGTACGCCTGGCTGGGCCAGATCACGCGGTTCCGTGAATGGATCGGCGAGCGCCAGATCCAGAACCTGGTGCTGCACGACTACGCCATCAAGAACAAGACTTTCGAGAACACCGTGGCCGTGGGCCGCGAGGAGATCGAGGACGACCAGTACGGCGTCTATACCCCCGTCATCCAGCAGCTCGGGCAGGACGCCGCGCTGCACCCGGACGAGCTCGTGTTCGGCCTGCTCAACGCCGGCTTCAGCACGCCCTGCTACGACGGCCAGTACTTCTTCGACACCGACCACCCCGTGGGCGCCCCGGGTGCGCAAGCCAGCGTGAGCAACTTCCAGGGCGGCGCGGGCACGGCGTGGTTCCTGCTGGACACCAGCAAGGTCATCAAGCCGGTGCTCTACCAGAAGCGCCGCGACTACGCCTTCACCGCCAAGACCAGCCTCACCGACGAGAACGTCTTCAGCCGCAATGAATTCATCTGGGGGGCCGATGGTCGCGGCAACGCCGGCCTTGGCCTGTGGCAGCTCGCCTACGCCTCCAAGGAGGCGCTCACCGTGCAGAGCTACGCCGACGCGCGCGCCGCTCACCAGAGCCTGCGCGGCGACAACGGCAAGCCACTGGTCATCCAGAGCAAGGAGCTGTGGGTGCCGCCCAACCTGGAGCAGGCCGCGCTGGAAGTGGTGCAGGCCGAGCGCCTGGCGGGCGGCGCCACCAACGTCATGCGGGGCCTCTCCAAGGTGGTCGTCTGCTCGTGGCTTACCGCCTGATCGCAACCCGGTTTCAAGGACTGAAAAACATGGCAACCCAACGAAACAACTCCGCCAAGGGCGCGCCCGCGCCTGCCACCAAAGGCGACGGCGCCACGCGCCAGGTGCTGCAAGTCGTCTCCAAGCGTGACGGCTTCCGCCGCGCGGGCCGCGCCTGGAGCGGCACCACCACCGTGGCGCTCGATGAGCTGACCCAAGAGCAGGTCGAGCAGCTCAGCACGGAACCCATGCTGGTGACGCTGCTGCTCGAAGTCCCCGCCGACCAGGGGGCCGAACTGCCCTCGGCGGGCGGTGCATCCGCGGCCACCGAGAACTGATACCACACCAGCGAAGGGCTTCGACCCGCGCGCAGCGCTCCCCACGCGCGCGGCGAGCCCAGGGGGAGCTCCACCGCCAACCTCATGCCGGGGCTGGATAACGGGAAGGGTTTGGGTAGAGCCCCGGCAAATTTGAACACCTGCGCCATGTCCTACATCACCCCTGCCGAATTGGCCGAACGCCCCGGAGCGCGCGAGATCGCCCAGACCGCCAGCGCGGCGCACCAGATGGTGCGCGACGACGCGCTCATGGACGCCACGCTGCGCGGCCTGGAGCGCAGCGCCTGGACGGGCGAGGACATCGCCGCCGCCGACGCGGCGCTGGCCCGCGTGCAAGACGCCGTGTCCGAGGCCGGCGCGCTGATTGACGGGCACCTGGTGCAGCGCGGCTACCAGCTGCCGCTGCAGCTGCCCGAGGGCAGCGCCGGCCGCAGCATGCTCACCGTGTGGGCGCGCGCCATCACGCGCTACTACCTGAACAAGGACCGCATGACCGACGAGGCCAAGGACCCCGTGGCACGCGACTACCGCGATGCGCTGCGGCTACTGGGCCTGCTGGCCGTGGGCAAGTTCAGCCTCGGCGAAGGCGACCCCGCTGCCAGCGTCAACGCCAGCAGCACCGACGTGCGCTTCCAGAGCGCTCCCCTGGTTTTTGGGCGCGAGCAGATGCGCGCCTTCCGCTGACGGGCCGCCGCCATGGATCTGCAAGCCATCCTGCAGCGCCTGCGCACCGAGCTCGCCGACCTGGCGCTGCGCGAAATCGAGCCCGCCGCGGGCCTGGACGCCGCCATGCGTGCCAACCGCGCCGTGCCGGCGGCCTACCTCATCCCTTTGTCCGAGCGCGGGCAGGCGAGCGGCCACACCGGCGAGGTCGATCAGATCGAGCACCGCCTGTTCGCCGTGGTGCAGGCGGTCGATGTCGGCAACGCCCATGGCGTGGTCGATCTCAAGACCCTGCGCCAGCGTGTCAAGCGCGCCCTGGTCGGCTTCGTGCCCGACCCTTCGATGGGCGACCCCGTCCTGTTCGTCGGCGGCGAGCTCGTCGAGTTCGAAGGCAATGGCCGCCTTTTGTGGTCCGACGAGTTTGGCTACAGCGGCTACTTCAGCAACCCGTGAGACGACAGGAGCGAACCATGAGCCTGCGCAATGCAAAACCCACCCAGGCGCAAACGCCGCCAGCCGCGCCCGAAACCGCCAACACCGCCGCCGACGTGGCCACTGCCGTGGTTCAGCCCCCGGCGCCCGCCTCGGCAAGCCCCCGCCCGCCCGACGCCGCGCACGGCCGCGGCGGCCTCTACACCGTGAAGGCCGGCCGGCGCGTGCTGGTGCAGGCCACCCAATCCCCAGCCCTGAAGGAGCAAGCATGAGCGCCCCCAAGTTCATCAAGAAGATGGCCGTCCTGGTGGCCATCGAAGCCACCGTCGGCACCATCGTCGTACCCGTGGCGGCCGACGCCATTGAAGTCTCCGACGTCACCCTCACCCCGATCGAGGGCGACGAGGTCGATCAGGGCGTGATCCGCCCCTACTTCGGTGCCTCGGAAACCACGCTGGTCACGCTCTACCGCAAGATCGCGTTCAGCGTCGGCCTGGCCGGTGTCGCCGCCGTGGGCGACCTGCCTGGCTGGGCCACGCTGATGCGCGCCTGCGCCGCGAGCTGCACCAACACGCCGGCGCCGGACGTCGACGCGGGCACCGTCTTCGCGCCCGTCACCGACAACATCGAGAGCGTCACCATCTACGCCGTGGTCGACAAGCTGCTCTACAAGATGGCTGGCGCGCGCGCCAACGTCAAGGCCGCGGTGGACGCCAAGCAAATCCCCAAGTGGCAGTACGAATTCACCGGCTCCTTCCTGCCGGTGGAAGACGTGGGCGCCATGCCCGCGGTCAGCTACGCCAAGTTCCAGCGGCCGCTGGGCGTGAACGCGCTCAACAGCACGCTTGAGCTCGACGGCTTCACCGCCGCGTGCAGCAGCTTCCAGTTCGACTTCGGCAACCAGGTCGTCAAGCAAGACCTGATGAACGTGGACACCACGGAAATCACCGGCCGCGCCTCCACCGGCAGCGTCACCTTCCGCAATACCAGCGTGGCCACCAAGAACTGGATCGAGATGGCACGCGCATCCGCCAAGGTGCCCATGCTGCTCAAGCATGGCCAGGCGGCCACCAACACCGTCTCGATCAGCGCCACCAGCGCGCAAATCGGCAAGCCCACGTTCAGCGACCAGGACGGCATCCAGATGATCACCGTGCCGCTGCGCTTCATCCCCAGCGACGCCGGCAACGACGAATGGGCCATCGCCTGCTGACCCCTGTATTTCTCCCTCTCCCCCTGGGAGAGGGCCGGGGTGAGGGCTCCAGCGCACCACCAGTTTCACCGATTGCAAAGGAATTTCCCGCCATGACCGTCGTACTCGCCTCCGTCGCCTTCTGGGCACCCGTCACCTACCGCCTGATCGGCGACAACGGCCAGCCCGAGATCATCGAAGGCCGCGCGCGCTACACGCGCCTGAAGACCTCCGAGCGCCGGCTGCTGGACCGGCGCATCCGCGCCAACCGGCTCACGCCCGAGGTGCGCGCCGGCATCCGCGCGCAGCTGGACGCGCCCGATTGCAACTTCACCGCGCGCGAGCGCGCCGAGGTCGAGGCCGACCTGGCCGCCGAGCCCATCACCGACGAGCAGTTCCTGGACGCGCTCCTGGTCGATTGGGAGCTGCGCGACAAGTCGGGCAACGCCATCGCTTTCACCCCCGCCACGCGGCGCGAGCTGTGCGAAGACTGGGACGGGCTGGAAGCCGCGCTGGTGCGCGGCTACGTGCGTGCGCAGGAGGCCGCGCTCAAGCCGCAGGAGCAGGAAAAAAACTCCGAGGCGCCGTCCGGCACTGGTTCCTGAGTGCCCGGCATGCGCGCCAAAGCGCCGAGGAAGAAGACGCCGAGCTGCGCGCCCAGTGGGCGCGTCTGGGCGCCGATCCCGACCGCGCGCGCTCTGGCGCCCAGCAAGCCGACGAGCCGCTGCAACCCCAGGCCTGGGAACTGCCGCCCGAGCTGTGGCCCGCATGGGAATGCTTTGTGTGCTGCTGGAGCCAGTGGCGTGTCGTCGTCGGCATCGGCGTCGCCTATTACGAAGGGATCGACCGCGCCAGCCTGCTCTCCACCATGGACATGCTGGGCATTCAGCGCAGCAAACGCCGCGCGGTGCTGATGCAGGTACAGATTCTGGAGAGCGAAGCCAAGCTGCTGCGCAATGAGCGTGATTAGAGACAGAGCCCGTCATGAGCAATGAATTCAACGTCGCGGTCAAGGTCAGTGCCGACGCCTCGCAGCTCACGGCCGAGCTCAAGCGCGCCGGTGGGGCGCTGCAAGAATTCACCGCCCGGGCGCAAGGCGCCGGCGCGGGCGTCACCGGCGCGCTGCAGAGCACCACCACCGCCGCACAGGCCATGGGCGCGGCCGTGCACAGCGGCGCGCAGGCCCATAGGGCGGGCGCGCAAAGCGCCGCGCAGCACGCCGATGCATTGCGCGGCGCCGCGGCCCAGGTCACCAACACCGTCACCGCCCTGGGCGGCCTGGCCGGGCAAGGTGCCCAGGCCGGCGCGGCGCTGGGCAGCACCACCGGCGCAGTGCGCGCGCTGGTCACCGCCGCCGGCGTGGCCACCACCGGCCTGGGCGCGCTGGCCATCGCGGGCGGCGCGCTCATCACCGCCTACGCGCGCGGCTCGGCCGAGGCCGACCACTACCGCCTGGCCATCGTCACCACCGGCAACGCCGCCGGCACCTCGGTCGACCAGCTGGCAGGCTACGCGCGCCAGATCGCCAGCGTGTCCGGCACCCAGGCCCAGGCCGCTGAAACGCTGGCCATGTTCACCGACACCGGCGCAGTAGGTACCGGCATGCTGCGCGAGGCCGCGCAGGCCGCCATCGAGTGGGAGCGCGCCACCGGCCAGGCCGCCAGCACCACCGCGGCCAAGTTCGCCGCGCTCGCGCGCGATCCGCTCGCGGCCACCGTGAAGCTCAACGAGGGGATGAACTTCCTCACCACGAGCACTTACCAGCAGATCAAGGCCCTGCAGGAGCAAGGCCGCACCAGCGACGCGGCCGCCGCCGCGCAGCATGCCCTGGCCGACGCGTTCACTACCCGCGCGGGCGAGATCGAGGCCAACCTGGGCACCATCGAACGCGGCTGGCGCGGCGTGAAAGACATGGCCGCCAGCGCCTGGGACGCCATGCTCAACATCGGACGCGAAGGCACCAAGTCCGACCGGCTGCAGGCACTGAAAGCCGAGCTCGCGCAGCACCAGGCGGCGCAGGCCATTGACACGCGCGGCCTTGCAATGGAGTCTTCGGCCAGCGTCATGGCGCGCCGCGGTCAATCCGAGCGCGCGCAGCAGATCGAGAACGAGATCGCGGCGCTGGAAGCCGAGATCGGCACGGAAGAAACACTTGCTCAGCTGCAAGCCAAAGGCGCGGCGGATCGCAAGCTCTACTTCGAATGGGAAAAGCAGGGCGACGCCCTGCGCACCAAGGCCCAGCGGCGCGAGCAGGCCATCCGCAGCGCCGAAGCCGAAGGGCAGGCGCTGCTCAATGCCGGCCTGATCACCGAGGCCCAGCTGCGCGAGCGCATCGACGCCATCCGCCAGAAGTACAGAGACCGCAAGAGCGCGGGCACGGGCGCGCCTGGGCGGCCCGACAGCGAACTCGCCAGCCTGCAGGCCCAGCTGCAGGCCGCCCAGCTCTATGGCGAGCAGCTCTCCACCCTGGGCACCGCGGC
This portion of the Comamonas flocculans genome encodes:
- a CDS encoding DUF935 domain-containing protein, with product MATSRILGPDGQPIAMPDLAEPQTSRLLHLQRELQTHPTRGLTPSRLAKILDAAEAGDLIAQFELFEDMEEKDGHIAAEMGKRRRACVLDWDVVPPEGADAAEKKRASQLGELLMEIPDFEDMVFDLTDAIGKGYACLEMQWQRVERWWVPKTITHRPQGWFTLHRGYRQELRLRTLDVVDGVMGAPLQPFGWITHIHKAKSGYLERSALFRQLVWTYLFKNYSVGDLAEFLEIYGIPLRIGKYPASASEKEKATLLRAVAAVGHNAAGIVPDSMLIEFENAATGDPKAFELMISWCERNQSKVILGGTLTSGADGKSSTNALGNVHNEVRKDLRDGDIRQANTTLTRDLVFAVASLNGLAPGGLRRLPQFRLKTQEREDLTAFSQGLPALVNMGVRPPVAWVHEKLGIPVAQGNEPVLLPAAALTSHPLPLGEGRGEGRSPTASLAALPPPLGEGRGEGAPPPAQMQPRLAGDLAPAVAGWIEQVRELVMRAQSLAEIRDGLDALLPGMTLDQYAAAMAEALRAAELAGRYEVLQEAGGLHD
- a CDS encoding PBECR2 nuclease fold domain-containing protein — protein: MSSAAYGSLPFAETAQFFRRKLNLPTTGWTDIYTWMHDWAFVVAGANRDAIVADFRAAVEKAILGGSTLQDFRRDFDRIVATHGWDYNGGRDWRSRVIYDTNLATSYAAGRWQQLQAAPYWQYEHQDWVQQPREQHVAWDGLLLERDDPWWQTHFPPNGWGCHCTVRGRWASDLVRLGKSGPDQAPPVQWVQRTIGQRSINGPRTVRVPEGIDPGFEYAPGSARLKSAIPPERPTPPIPGSTGGQGLPNRRPLDVLPPARNVPAADLLPAGLPPQDYARAFLEILGATLQTAAIIKDVLGERIVVGADLFKDAAGEWKADKRGRGRFMPLLAHALLAPDEIWTRVEWLYGQQRAVVRRRYIARFVVEGEAAPALVVFENGADGWSGVTAFAGPNQAPEGWRIGVRLYRRGQE
- a CDS encoding phage virion morphogenesis protein; the encoded protein is MAGTHLTITVDDAQARARLARLAELGMASLMPRLGEYLTESAQRRFTTQTAPDGAPWAPLQARYARRKKYNQDKILTLRGYLRSQIHYQVTDARTVEVGSNQEYAAIHQLGGTIEQHAQSRKTRYRSVAGRVLFAKKSHTRGVTERWVTRGAYQVKIPARPFLGISAEDERKIRDILAHWLDGADG
- a CDS encoding phage protease, producing the protein MPSPNTHRERSAVAIAACTFAVQAAGDSAGLLRRVQFFPAGPFRSGDTRPEDVSAWRIDAASAARVIERFKARRKPLVIDYEHQTLHKEKNGQPAPAAGWPKSLEWVEGQGLFGTVEMTARAAAAIDAREYLYFSPVFTYSTVDGSVLEILMGALTNDPGIQGMQPLSLMAAATAAFLPDPLPQEPSVNPLLKALLAALGLPETTTEEAATAALAALGPLPSLKDRAAVATAACSALQLAADASAEAVTGAVASLRASQADPARFVPVEAVTALQSQIAALTARQQAADVQALIEPALADGRLLPAMETWARELGKTDVAALTAYLQTAQPVAALAGTQTGGLPPGGTAKGDAQLSSAELAVCTAMGLTPEQYKAGASATAAA
- a CDS encoding Mu-like prophage major head subunit gpT family protein, which translates into the protein MQINHSNLAILNQAFSGAFRGALAQAAPMWSQAATLVPSTTAETKYAWLGQITRFREWIGERQIQNLVLHDYAIKNKTFENTVAVGREEIEDDQYGVYTPVIQQLGQDAALHPDELVFGLLNAGFSTPCYDGQYFFDTDHPVGAPGAQASVSNFQGGAGTAWFLLDTSKVIKPVLYQKRRDYAFTAKTSLTDENVFSRNEFIWGADGRGNAGLGLWQLAYASKEALTVQSYADARAAHQSLRGDNGKPLVIQSKELWVPPNLEQAALEVVQAERLAGGATNVMRGLSKVVVCSWLTA
- a CDS encoding DUF1320 domain-containing protein, whose translation is MSYITPAELAERPGAREIAQTASAAHQMVRDDALMDATLRGLERSAWTGEDIAAADAALARVQDAVSEAGALIDGHLVQRGYQLPLQLPEGSAGRSMLTVWARAITRYYLNKDRMTDEAKDPVARDYRDALRLLGLLAVGKFSLGEGDPAASVNASSTDVRFQSAPLVFGREQMRAFR
- a CDS encoding phage tail terminator protein translates to MDLQAILQRLRTELADLALREIEPAAGLDAAMRANRAVPAAYLIPLSERGQASGHTGEVDQIEHRLFAVVQAVDVGNAHGVVDLKTLRQRVKRALVGFVPDPSMGDPVLFVGGELVEFEGNGRLLWSDEFGYSGYFSNP
- a CDS encoding DUF1799 domain-containing protein — its product is MCCWSQWRVVVGIGVAYYEGIDRASLLSTMDMLGIQRSKRRAVLMQVQILESEAKLLRNERD